The Tautonia rosea genome includes a region encoding these proteins:
- a CDS encoding gamma-glutamyl-gamma-aminobutyrate hydrolase family protein, whose protein sequence is MTKEKDRPLIGINMDLRGTGRGQLPHSIVQTGYYDAILTAGGIPVLIPPLFREPEIAPILDRLDGLVLTGGDDMDPRKQNVAPHQSVTVMSERREAADRLLCRLAAKRRLPTLAIGLGMQEMNVEHGGGLYVHVPEDLPRAIPHRDPHGGAHRHIVVMEPGTLLEEIYGEGEIRVNSYHHQGIRKLASMFRPAAHAPDGLLEAYEYHDMDEWWCVGVQWHPENEGHISLDTQLLEAFIQASDRGFRRVLPTKVKAA, encoded by the coding sequence ATGACGAAGGAGAAGGATCGGCCGCTGATTGGGATCAACATGGACCTTCGAGGCACTGGCCGAGGCCAGCTCCCGCATTCGATTGTCCAGACCGGCTATTACGACGCCATTCTGACCGCGGGTGGAATCCCGGTCTTGATTCCCCCACTATTCCGAGAGCCTGAGATCGCCCCAATCCTCGATCGGCTCGATGGTCTTGTCCTCACCGGTGGTGACGACATGGACCCCCGCAAGCAAAATGTGGCTCCTCACCAATCGGTCACGGTCATGTCCGAGCGCCGAGAAGCTGCCGACCGCCTGCTCTGCCGTCTTGCCGCCAAGCGACGCCTGCCGACCCTGGCCATCGGCCTCGGCATGCAGGAGATGAACGTCGAGCACGGCGGGGGCCTTTACGTTCACGTCCCCGAGGACCTGCCTCGCGCCATCCCGCACCGAGATCCGCACGGTGGCGCCCACCGGCACATCGTGGTCATGGAACCCGGCACCTTGCTTGAAGAAATCTACGGCGAGGGAGAAATCCGGGTCAACAGCTACCACCACCAGGGGATTCGCAAGCTCGCCTCCATGTTCCGGCCCGCAGCCCACGCTCCGGACGGATTGCTCGAAGCCTACGAGTATCACGACATGGACGAGTGGTGGTGCGTCGGCGTGCAGTGGCACCCCGAGAACGAAGGTCACATTTCGCTCGATACACAACTCCTCGAAGCCTTTATCCAGGCTTCCGACCGGGGCTTCCGCCGAGTCCTCCCGACCAAGGTCAAGGCCGCCTGA